AGTGGCATATTCCAGGTGGACTTCCACTGGGGCGAGCTCGGACGGTACCGTGCCGCCCTTTCGCCGGCGTCAGTTCCCGGACGCGTACTCCTTGGCAATCCGCTCGATGAACTGCCGGGTTTGTTCGACATTCAGGGCCTGTGCGCGAAGGTGCTCGTACATGACGCTGTACTTGGCGACATCATTCGCCTTTTCCAGATACAGATCGCTCGTCACGCCCTCGATGTACACGACGCTGGAGTCCGAAGCGTCCGGGAATTCCAGAATCGCGTAATGCCCGCTGATGCCCGGATGTGCACCCATGTCGAAGGGAAGGACCTGAACGGTCACATGCGGCAGTTGCGACTGCTCGACGAGATGCTCCAGCTGCTCGACCATCAACTGCCTGTTGCCGACGATCCGGCGCAGCGCGCCCTCGTCGATGACTGCCCACAGCCGCAGCGGATGCTCCTGCGTCCGGATCCGGTCCTGCCGCCGGGTGCGCACATTGACCCGCTTCTCGACCTCGCCGGGCGTCGACTCGGGCAACGCGCCGGTGATCAGCGCCTCGGCGTACCGGTGTGTCTGCAACAGGCCGGGGATGATCTGGGGTTCGTACACCCGCAGGCTCTCGGCATCGGTCTCCAGGCCGATGTAGACGCTGTACGGGATGTCGCCGAAGGCGTGCCACCAGCCCTGCTGGCGGGAGTCCTTGGCCATCTGCATCAGCGACTCGACGACCCGGTCGTCCTCCACCTCGTAGACCCCGCACAGATCGCGGACGTCACGCTGGCTGATGGAGCGGCGGCCGTTCTCCAGACGGCTGATCTTCGACTGGGAGACCAGCAGGCGTTCCGCCACCTGCTCCGCCGTCATGCCCTTGAGCTCGCGAAGCCGGCGCAACTCCTGGCCCAATCGGCGTCGCCTGACGGTGGGGTTGACGTTGGACGCCACGGAAACTGCACCTCCGGCTGCGTAGCTGTACGTATCTACTGCTTGGCAGACTGCCACCAAAGGTGCGGGGCGCGCTGGAAAACAGCGACAACGCGAGTGCGCGGGGCGGCCGGTGAGGCTGCCCCGCGCACCCGTGCGGCTCCCGGAACGGGTCGTGCGGTGATGGTGCGGTGTGTTGAGGTCGTGCCGTGTGCTGCGGTCGTGCCGTGTTGGTGCGCTCGTGCGGGTGGTGCGGTGCCGTGCGGTGCGTCAGACGGCGCGGGCCATGCTGCCGCGGCTCGGCTGCACCGGGACCGCCGCCTGGCGGCCGCCGGGCGCGGCGGAACCACGGCGGG
This sequence is a window from Streptomyces sp. HUAS YS2. Protein-coding genes within it:
- a CDS encoding helix-turn-helix domain-containing protein translates to MASNVNPTVRRRRLGQELRRLRELKGMTAEQVAERLLVSQSKISRLENGRRSISQRDVRDLCGVYEVEDDRVVESLMQMAKDSRQQGWWHAFGDIPYSVYIGLETDAESLRVYEPQIIPGLLQTHRYAEALITGALPESTPGEVEKRVNVRTRRQDRIRTQEHPLRLWAVIDEGALRRIVGNRQLMVEQLEHLVEQSQLPHVTVQVLPFDMGAHPGISGHYAILEFPDASDSSVVYIEGVTSDLYLEKANDVAKYSVMYEHLRAQALNVEQTRQFIERIAKEYASGN